The following proteins come from a genomic window of Pirellula staleyi DSM 6068:
- a CDS encoding c-type cytochrome domain-containing protein encodes MRYLALWSVVVGSLWAGSMASAQEAKPADPATPKVTYDDHVRPILREHCFSCHNQGQAKGGLILDSYAKTMEGGSSGEVVLAGDLESSRLWALVSHNEEPIMPPNQDKIAQAKLDILSKWIEQGALENSGSKAVIKKKNNLALAPTSSTGKPEGPAAMPESVFKQPVMFTPRAGAVTAIATSPWAPLAAVAGQKQVALYNTDSLELLGVIPFPEGIPHVLRFSRNGSVLLIGGGRGGHSGCVALHDVKTGKRLAKIGDELDAVLAADINLDQSMVALGGPLRMVRIYSTATGELLHEIKKHTDWVYSLEFSPDGVLLATGDRSGGLFVWEADTAREYLSLRGHTGGVCDVAWRGDSNVLASSGEDGTVKLWEMNEGNAIKSWPAHGGGAFCVSFTHDGRIASAGRDNTVKSWSGDGNALKNFPAFSESALQTVFTHDGKRVIGGDWLGNVRVWDTEETKEIGTLAANPPTLVMQVEAAKGAIVPAEQAAANAAAELAVITKQATDKDVVVKAAADKYNATVAAMQQLAADQVAKTKELETSTATAKTTADAKVAAEAAAKLATDEKAAADKLAGERDAAAKAAAEAAANDKKTADTLAAEQKPEAAAAAEKAAAAATAAAMADQQKAEAAVAAAMKGEALTKAANTLAAAAKAATDAQAVVDATKKKLEEIAAAMKTTEAEIAATKAEADKQAKERADLEPQISAKKVAADAAAAAVNATKEKLAKIEAELAEFNAMAGKLQAEADKAAAEVAASTTAATQTEAERVAAATEMANKAAAAKAIADKLAALQAEYAKAEAEQKKAQEMLAAKEAAAKAMQEKVAAAQAAADEAAAQRKAFAEAYEVK; translated from the coding sequence ATGCGTTACCTGGCATTGTGGTCGGTGGTTGTGGGCTCGCTGTGGGCCGGAAGTATGGCGTCTGCTCAAGAGGCAAAGCCTGCCGATCCAGCGACCCCCAAAGTAACCTACGACGATCACGTCCGTCCGATTCTTCGCGAGCATTGCTTCTCGTGCCATAACCAAGGACAAGCCAAGGGCGGTTTGATCCTCGATTCGTATGCCAAAACGATGGAAGGTGGCAGTAGCGGCGAAGTCGTGCTGGCCGGGGATCTCGAAAGCAGTCGGCTGTGGGCTCTGGTGAGCCACAACGAAGAGCCGATCATGCCCCCCAATCAAGACAAAATTGCGCAGGCAAAGCTCGACATCCTGAGCAAGTGGATCGAGCAAGGGGCACTTGAAAACAGCGGATCGAAAGCGGTTATCAAAAAGAAGAACAACCTAGCTCTCGCGCCAACATCGAGCACCGGTAAGCCCGAAGGGCCTGCTGCGATGCCCGAGTCGGTGTTCAAGCAACCGGTGATGTTCACCCCCCGTGCTGGCGCAGTAACCGCGATCGCCACGAGCCCCTGGGCTCCGCTGGCTGCTGTGGCGGGTCAAAAGCAGGTTGCTCTTTACAACACCGATTCGCTCGAACTGCTCGGCGTGATTCCGTTCCCCGAAGGGATTCCTCACGTGCTCCGCTTCAGCCGCAACGGAAGTGTGCTGCTGATCGGTGGTGGTCGTGGTGGACACTCGGGGTGCGTGGCACTCCACGATGTGAAGACCGGCAAGCGCCTCGCGAAGATCGGTGATGAACTCGATGCGGTTCTCGCCGCTGATATCAACCTCGATCAGTCGATGGTCGCCCTCGGCGGACCTTTGCGAATGGTTCGCATCTACTCGACAGCTACGGGCGAACTGCTTCACGAAATCAAAAAACACACCGATTGGGTCTACAGCCTCGAGTTCAGCCCCGATGGTGTGCTGCTCGCCACGGGCGATCGAAGCGGTGGCCTGTTTGTGTGGGAAGCTGACACAGCGCGTGAATACCTCAGCCTACGCGGCCACACGGGTGGCGTTTGCGACGTAGCTTGGCGTGGCGACTCGAACGTGCTCGCCTCGAGCGGCGAAGATGGAACCGTCAAGCTTTGGGAAATGAACGAAGGTAACGCCATCAAGAGCTGGCCTGCCCATGGTGGCGGAGCGTTCTGCGTTTCGTTCACACACGACGGCCGAATCGCTTCGGCTGGTCGCGATAACACAGTGAAGTCGTGGAGCGGTGATGGAAATGCCCTGAAGAACTTTCCGGCGTTCAGCGAATCGGCTTTGCAAACGGTCTTCACCCACGATGGCAAACGCGTGATCGGTGGCGACTGGCTCGGCAACGTTCGTGTTTGGGACACCGAGGAAACTAAAGAAATCGGTACCCTTGCAGCCAACCCGCCAACGCTGGTGATGCAAGTGGAAGCGGCCAAGGGAGCGATTGTTCCGGCCGAACAAGCGGCTGCCAATGCCGCTGCGGAACTGGCTGTCATTACGAAGCAAGCCACCGATAAAGATGTCGTCGTCAAAGCCGCCGCTGACAAGTACAACGCTACCGTCGCTGCAATGCAGCAACTGGCTGCCGATCAAGTGGCTAAGACCAAGGAACTAGAAACATCGACCGCCACCGCTAAAACCACGGCCGATGCCAAGGTAGCTGCCGAAGCTGCCGCCAAACTTGCTACCGACGAAAAGGCTGCCGCCGACAAACTTGCCGGTGAACGTGACGCTGCCGCGAAGGCTGCTGCCGAGGCCGCCGCCAACGACAAGAAAACAGCCGACACACTCGCCGCCGAACAAAAGCCAGAAGCTGCTGCTGCGGCGGAGAAAGCTGCTGCAGCCGCAACCGCCGCTGCCATGGCCGACCAGCAGAAGGCCGAGGCCGCCGTAGCCGCTGCGATGAAGGGTGAAGCCCTCACCAAGGCCGCCAATACACTCGCCGCGGCTGCCAAAGCTGCCACCGATGCCCAAGCTGTTGTGGATGCCACGAAAAAGAAGCTCGAAGAAATCGCGGCGGCGATGAAAACCACCGAAGCGGAAATCGCCGCCACTAAAGCCGAAGCTGATAAGCAGGCCAAAGAGCGAGCCGATCTCGAACCGCAAATCTCCGCTAAGAAGGTGGCGGCTGATGCCGCTGCTGCTGCCGTGAATGCCACCAAGGAAAAGCTCGCTAAGATCGAGGCCGAACTGGCAGAGTTCAATGCGATGGCTGGCAAACTGCAGGCGGAAGCCGACAAGGCTGCCGCAGAAGTAGCCGCCAGCACCACAGCCGCCACACAAACCGAAGCTGAACGCGTCGCTGCTGCCACCGAGATGGCCAACAAAGCAGCCGCTGCCAAGGCAATTGCCGACAAACTGGCCGCTCTGCAGGCCGAGTATGCGAAAGCAGAAGCCGAGCAAAAGAAGGCTCAGGAGATGCTCGCCGCAAAGGAAGCCGCTGCCAAGGCGATGCAAGAGAAGGTGGCCGCCGCCCAAGCTGCTGCTGATGAAGCGGCTGCCCAGCGTAAGGCATTTGCCGAGGCTTACGAGGTGAAGTAA